From Actinopolymorpha cephalotaxi, one genomic window encodes:
- the guaB gene encoding IMP dehydrogenase, producing the protein MNLDPRAEDGDVTGPFTTLGLTYDDVLLLPGESDVIPNEIDTTSRISRRISVRIPLLSSPMDTVTEARMAIAMARQGGIGVLHRNFSVEDQAQQVDLVKRSEAGMVAQPITIGADATIGEADAICGQYRISGVPVVGPDQKLLGIVTNRDMRFETDQSRLVRDIMTPMPLVTGVVGISADEAMGLLHKHKIEKLPLVDDAGRLQGLITLKDFVKRDQFPHATKDDTGRLRVAAAVGFFGDGWKRAMTLVEAGVDLLIVDTAHGHTSGVLDMIRQLKADPAAAHVDVIGGNVATRAGAQAIVDAGADGVRVGVGPGSICTTRVVAGVGAPQVTAIHEAAQAAKRAGVPVIGDGGLQYSGDIAKALVAGAESVMLGSLLAGCEESPGDLVFINGKQYKSYRGMGSLAAMSSRGKNRSYSKDRYFQGDVPSDDQLVPEGIEGQVPYRGQLRAVAHQLVGGLKQSMFYVGARTVPELQERGRFVRITPAGLKESHPHDIRMTVEAPNYWGR; encoded by the coding sequence ATGAATCTTGATCCCCGGGCAGAAGACGGCGACGTCACCGGCCCCTTCACCACCCTCGGCCTGACCTACGACGACGTCCTGCTGCTGCCAGGCGAGTCCGACGTCATCCCCAACGAGATCGACACCACCAGCCGGATCTCTCGCCGGATCAGTGTGCGGATCCCGTTGCTGTCCAGCCCGATGGACACCGTGACCGAGGCGCGGATGGCGATCGCCATGGCGCGCCAGGGCGGGATCGGCGTCCTGCACCGCAACTTCTCCGTCGAGGACCAGGCCCAGCAGGTCGACCTGGTCAAGCGTTCCGAGGCCGGCATGGTCGCCCAGCCGATCACCATCGGCGCGGACGCCACCATCGGCGAGGCGGACGCCATCTGCGGGCAGTACCGCATCTCCGGCGTGCCGGTCGTCGGCCCCGACCAGAAGCTGCTCGGCATCGTCACCAACCGCGACATGCGGTTCGAGACCGACCAGTCACGGCTGGTCCGCGACATCATGACCCCGATGCCGCTGGTCACCGGCGTGGTCGGCATCTCCGCCGACGAGGCGATGGGGCTGCTGCACAAGCACAAGATCGAGAAGCTTCCGCTGGTCGACGACGCCGGCCGGCTGCAGGGCCTGATCACCCTGAAGGACTTCGTCAAGCGCGACCAGTTCCCGCACGCCACCAAGGACGACACCGGCCGGCTGCGGGTGGCCGCGGCGGTCGGCTTCTTCGGCGACGGGTGGAAGCGGGCGATGACGCTGGTCGAGGCCGGCGTCGACCTGCTGATCGTGGACACCGCGCACGGCCACACCTCCGGCGTGCTCGACATGATCCGCCAGCTCAAGGCCGACCCGGCGGCGGCGCACGTGGACGTGATCGGCGGCAACGTCGCCACCCGGGCGGGCGCGCAGGCGATCGTGGACGCGGGCGCGGACGGCGTGCGGGTGGGCGTCGGGCCGGGCTCGATCTGTACGACCCGGGTGGTGGCCGGGGTCGGCGCGCCGCAGGTCACCGCGATCCACGAGGCGGCCCAGGCGGCCAAGCGGGCCGGCGTACCCGTGATCGGCGACGGCGGGCTGCAGTACTCCGGCGACATCGCCAAGGCGCTGGTGGCCGGGGCGGAGTCGGTGATGCTCGGCTCGCTGCTCGCCGGCTGCGAGGAGAGCCCGGGCGACCTGGTGTTCATCAACGGCAAGCAGTACAAGTCCTACCGCGGCATGGGGTCGCTGGCCGCGATGAGCTCCCGGGGCAAGAACCGCTCCTACTCCAAGGACCGCTACTTCCAGGGCGACGTACCCTCCGACGACCAGCTCGTCCCCGAGGGCATCGAGGGGCAGGTGCCCTACCGCGGGCAGCTCCGGGCCGTCGCGCACCAGCTGGTCGGCGGCCTGAAGCAGTCGATGTTCTACGTCGGCGCCCGGACGGTGCCCGAGCTGCAGGAGCGGGGGAGGTTCGTGCGGATCACTCCCGCCGGGCTGAAGGAGAGCCACCCGCACGACATCCGGATGACGGTCGAGGCGCCCAACTACTGGGGCCGCTGA
- a CDS encoding GuaB3 family IMP dehydrogenase-related protein translates to MTEIEIGRGKRGRRAYSFDDIAIVPSRRTRDPEEVSTAWQIDAYRFEMPVIAAPMDSVASPSTVIELGRRGGLGVLNLEGLWTRYEDPEPLLAEIAELDPDAATARMQQIYDEPIKPDLITARLAEIRAAGVTVAGALSPPRTKQLWKTVVDAGVDIFVIRGTTVSAEHVSSQIEPLNLKQFIYELDVPVVVGGCATYQAALHLMRTGAAGVMVGFGGGAAHTTRSVLGVAVPMASAVADVAAARRDYLDESGGRYVHVIADGSVGRSGDLAKAVACGADAVMLGSPLARAQEAPGHGFHWGLEAHHGELPRGARVEVGTIGTLEEILFGPSRRSDGTMNLVGALRRAMATTGYTDLKEFQRIEVVVQ, encoded by the coding sequence GTGACCGAGATCGAGATCGGCCGTGGCAAGCGCGGTCGCCGCGCATACTCCTTCGACGACATCGCGATCGTGCCCAGCCGGCGCACCCGCGACCCCGAGGAGGTGTCGACGGCCTGGCAGATCGACGCCTACCGCTTCGAGATGCCGGTGATCGCCGCGCCGATGGACTCGGTGGCCTCACCGAGCACGGTGATCGAGCTCGGCCGGCGCGGCGGGCTCGGCGTCCTCAACCTCGAGGGGCTGTGGACCCGCTACGAAGACCCCGAGCCGCTGCTCGCGGAGATCGCCGAGCTGGACCCGGACGCCGCCACCGCGCGGATGCAGCAGATCTACGACGAGCCGATCAAACCCGACCTGATCACCGCGCGGCTGGCCGAGATCCGCGCCGCCGGTGTCACCGTGGCCGGCGCGCTGTCGCCGCCGCGTACCAAGCAGCTGTGGAAGACCGTAGTCGACGCCGGCGTGGACATCTTCGTGATCCGCGGTACGACCGTCTCCGCCGAGCACGTCTCCTCCCAGATCGAGCCGCTCAACCTCAAGCAGTTCATCTACGAGCTGGACGTGCCCGTGGTGGTCGGCGGGTGTGCGACGTACCAGGCGGCGCTGCACCTGATGCGGACCGGCGCGGCCGGGGTGATGGTCGGCTTCGGCGGCGGTGCCGCGCACACCACTCGCAGCGTCCTCGGCGTCGCCGTACCCATGGCCTCCGCGGTGGCCGACGTCGCCGCGGCCCGCCGCGACTACCTCGACGAGTCCGGTGGCCGCTACGTCCACGTGATCGCCGACGGTTCGGTCGGCCGGTCCGGTGACCTCGCCAAGGCCGTCGCCTGCGGGGCGGACGCGGTGATGCTCGGCTCGCCGCTGGCCCGCGCGCAGGAGGCACCCGGGCACGGGTTCCACTGGGGCCTGGAGGCACACCACGGCGAACTGCCGCGGGGAGCCCGGGTGGAGGTGGGCACCATCGGCACGCTGGAGGAGATCCTCTTCGGGCCGTCCCGGCGTTCCGACGGCACCATGAACCTCGTCGGCGCACTGCGCCGGGCGATGGCGACCACGGGCTACACCGACCTCAAGGAGTTCCAGCGCATCGAGGTCGTCGTCCAGTAA
- a CDS encoding MFS transporter: MSTQVTLRSLGVRVYLPSLLYGVGQGAIAPIVALSARDLGASVGSASLVVAAAGVGQLVGDLPAGALAGRIGERRAMLAASALVVGALGACMLASTEWLLAVGIFCTGLAGAVWGLARQAYLAEVVPFHLRARAMSTLGGVQRIGMFIGPFLGALAVGVWGTDGAYGLHATTAVLAGLLLLALPEPAHAGRAAPAGGPVRTIDVARSHASVLRTLGMGALLVGAVRASRQVVIPLWADSIGLDAASTSVIFGIAGSVDMLLFYPAGRVMDRKGRAFVAVPSMVILGLAHLLLPMTNHAVTLAGVAVLMGFGNGIGSGIIMTLGADVSPPVGRTAFLGAWRLCADAGNSAGPLVIGAVSATVALGPAVLLMGGVGLVGAVLMGRWIPRHPPGPAPQPVPHSP; encoded by the coding sequence ATGTCCACCCAGGTCACCCTCAGGTCGCTCGGCGTGCGGGTGTATCTGCCGTCCCTGCTCTACGGCGTCGGGCAGGGTGCGATCGCCCCGATCGTGGCGTTGTCCGCGCGCGACCTCGGCGCCTCGGTCGGCTCCGCCAGCCTGGTCGTGGCCGCCGCCGGCGTCGGTCAGCTCGTCGGGGACCTGCCGGCGGGAGCGCTGGCCGGACGGATCGGCGAACGCCGGGCGATGCTGGCCGCGTCCGCTCTGGTGGTCGGTGCGCTCGGCGCCTGCATGCTGGCGTCCACCGAGTGGCTGCTCGCGGTGGGCATCTTCTGTACCGGTCTCGCCGGCGCGGTGTGGGGCCTCGCGCGGCAGGCGTACCTCGCCGAGGTGGTGCCGTTCCACCTGCGCGCCCGGGCCATGTCGACACTCGGCGGGGTGCAGCGGATCGGGATGTTCATCGGGCCGTTCCTCGGCGCGCTCGCCGTCGGCGTGTGGGGAACGGACGGGGCGTACGGACTGCACGCCACCACTGCGGTGCTCGCCGGCCTTCTCCTGCTGGCCCTGCCCGAGCCCGCCCACGCGGGCAGAGCCGCGCCGGCCGGCGGCCCGGTCCGCACGATCGACGTGGCCCGCAGCCACGCGAGCGTCCTGCGCACGCTGGGCATGGGTGCCCTGCTGGTGGGTGCGGTCCGGGCATCCCGGCAGGTGGTCATCCCGCTGTGGGCGGACTCCATCGGCCTGGACGCCGCGTCCACCAGCGTGATCTTCGGGATCGCCGGCTCGGTGGACATGCTGTTGTTCTATCCGGCCGGACGGGTGATGGACCGAAAGGGCAGGGCGTTCGTGGCCGTGCCGTCGATGGTGATCCTTGGACTCGCGCACCTGCTGCTCCCGATGACCAACCACGCGGTGACGCTGGCCGGGGTCGCGGTGCTGATGGGATTCGGGAACGGCATCGGCAGCGGCATCATCATGACGCTCGGCGCCGACGTGTCCCCGCCGGTCGGGCGGACGGCGTTCCTCGGCGCCTGGCGGCTGTGCGCGGACGCCGGCAACAGCGCGGGGCCGCTGGTGATCGGCGCGGTGAGCGCCACGGTGGCGCTCGGCCCGGCCGTGCTCCTGATGGGCGGGGTGGGCCTGGTCGGGGCGGTGCTGATGGGCCGGTGGATTCCCCGGCACCCGCCCGGGCCCGCGCCCCAGCCGGTGCCGCACAGCCCCTGA